In Pyxicephalus adspersus chromosome 12, UCB_Pads_2.0, whole genome shotgun sequence, a genomic segment contains:
- the PTGR2 gene encoding prostaglandin reductase 2 (The sequence of the model RefSeq protein was modified relative to this genomic sequence to represent the inferred CDS: added 62 bases not found in genome assembly): MKINRCVLASRPGNDGEPVAENFHVEEADLSEELIDGHVLAKTLYISVDPYLRCRMNEDTGTDYMQPWKVSEVLDSGGIGVIELSRNSHFKVGDIVTSFNWPWQTKCILDGNRLKKLDPDLVDGHLSHLLGAVGMTGLTAYLGVKEKGHVIPGANQTMVVSGAAGACGSIAGQIARLLGCSRIVGICGTNEKCSILTSEFSFDEALNYKDPGLEERLKACCPDGVDIYFDNVGGEISDVVISQMKKNSHVILCGQISQYNKDVPYPPPLNPKMEAMLKESNITRERFLVLNYVGQEESAIAQLSEWVRTGRLKVKETIVHGIENTAGAFLSMMRGGNIGKQIVQIA, translated from the exons ATGAAGATAAATAGATGTGTCTTGGCATCAAGGCCAG GAAATGATGGGGAGCCGGTAGCTGAGAACTTCCACGTAGAGGAAGCTGACCTCTCCGAAGAACTTATAGATGGTCACGTTTTGGCCAAAACCTTGTACATTTCTGTGGATCCTTACCTG cGATGTCGCATGAATGAGGATACAGGCACAGATTACATGCAGCCCTGGAAAGTCTCTGAAGTCCTTGACAGTGGTGGGATTGGAGTAATTGAACTAAGCAGAAACAGTCACTTTAAAGTTGGGGATATTGTCACAAGTTTTAACTGGCCTTGGCAAACAAAGTGCATCTTGGATGGCAACAGATTGAAAAAG CTAGACCCTGATCTTGTGGATGGCCACTTGTCACATTTGTTGGGTGCAGTTGGAATGACCGGATTGACAGCTTACCTTGGAGTGAAGGAGAAGGGTCATGTGATCCCCGGAGCTAATCAGACTATGGTGGTTAGTGGTGCTGCTGGTGCATGTGGTTCCATAGCTGGTCAG ATTGCTCGTCTTCTCGGCTGCTCCCGTATTGTAGGGATCTGTGGAACAAATGAAAAGTGTTCTATTTTGACCTCAGAGTTTAGTTTTGATGAAGCTTTAAACTACAAAGACCCAGGGCTCGAAGAAAGGTTAAAGGCCTGCTGTCCAGATGGCGTGGATATCTACTTTGACAATGTCGGTGGAGAGATCAGCGATGTTGTTATAAGTCAG ATGAAGAAAAACAGCCATGTTATTCTGTGTGGTCAAATCTCTCAGTATAATAAGGATGTTCCCTACCCGCCTCCTCTGAACCCAAAAATGGAAGCCATGCTGAAAGAAAGCAACATTACACG GGAAAGATTCCTTGTTCTAAATTATGTAGGTCAAGAAGAATCTGCTATTGCACAGCTCAGTGAATGGGTGAGGACAGGAAGGCTGAAG GTTAAGGAAACCATTGTTCATGGAATTGAAAACACAGCAG